From the genome of Ctenopharyngodon idella isolate HZGC_01 chromosome 23, HZGC01, whole genome shotgun sequence, one region includes:
- the wdr24 gene encoding GATOR complex protein WDR24 isoform X4 has protein sequence MEKMTKVSTISGRTMFCHLDAPANAISVCRDATQVVVAGRNIFKIYGLEEDGFVERLNLRVGRKPSLNFSCADVMWHQMEENLLATAATNGAVVTWNLARPCRNKQEQLFTEHKRTVNKVCFHPTEVNMLLSGSQDGFMKCFDLRKKESVSTFSGQSESVRDVQFSMKDYFTFAASFENGNVQLWDIRRPDRYERMFTAHTGPVFCCDWHPEDRGWLATGGRDKMVKVWDMSTNRVKEIYCVQTIASVARVKWRPERRYHLATCSMMVDHNIYVWDVRRPFIPFATFEEHKDVTTGIVWRHQHDPDFLLSGSKDSTLYQHMFKDASRPVDHANPEGLCFGLFGDLAFAAKESLMTGDVGRKTYPGGDRRYPIFFFKKPDVTAQFAQVSSALSVFESEAGSSIGMDWFINTAQSYLLSGKPFAELCEHNAQVAKKLNRLQESTTWTMLRIMFSEPANPSLSTNHNLNKSGNLPLVNSFSMKEMSAALNERNKENRQDNIHSLETNLNNNDENEETEGSEGQAEYLFGDAELDDDDLYSMEHDNQAEEPEYLLPQEAFPLRHEIMDHPSAPEPVQEKPESPHVSGSEAESTCLTPMESISLISVSQLLFSPHLPPKFFCPIVKEMLCYYAEQGDVQMAVSVLIVLGDRIRKEIDELTQEHWYMSYIDLLQRFELWNVSNEVIKLSTCGAIMCLNQASTTLHINCSNCKRPMSNKGWICDRCHQCASVCAVCHHVVKGLFVWCQGCSHGGHLEHVMEWLKQSKHCPAGCGHLCEYT, from the exons ATGGAGAAGATGACCAAGGTCAGCACCATCAGTGGCCGTACCATGTTTTGCCACCTGGATGCTCCTGCCAACGCCATCAGCGTGTGTCGGGATGCTACGCAG GTGGTGGTTGCTGGGCGAAATATTTTCAAGATATACGGTCTGGAGGAAGATGGTTTCGTGGAGCGTCTGAACCTGCGCGTGGGCCGCAAACCCTCGCTGAACTTCAGCTGTGCGGACGTCATGTGGCATCAGATGGAGGAGAACCTGCTGGCCACCGCCGCCACTAATGGAGCCGTGGTGACGTGGAACCTGGCGCGGCCGTGCCGTAACAAACAGGAGCAGTTGTTCACAGAGCACAAGCGCACGGTCAACAAGGTCTGTTTTCACCCTACTGAGGTGAACATGCTGCTGTCCGGCTCTCAGGACGGATTCATGAAGTGTTTTGACCTGCGAAAGAAGGAAAGCGTCAGCACGTTTTCTG GTCAGTCTGAGAGCGTGAGAGATGTGCAGTTCAGTATGAAGGATTATTTCACATTCGCGGCCTCGTTCGAGAATGGAAACGTGCAGCTGTGGGACATCCGCAGACCCGACCGTTACGAGAGGATGTTCACCGCGCACACTGGCCCCGTCTTCTGCTGTGACTGGCACCCTGAGGACAG GGGTTGGCTCGCCACAGGCGGACGTGACAAGATGGTGAAAGTCTGGGACATGTCAACCAATCGCGTGAAGGAGATCTACTGCGTTCAGACCATTGCGTCGGTGGCCAGAGTGAAGTGGCGTCCGGAGCGGCGCTATCACCTGGCCACCTGCTCCATGATGGTGGACCACAACATCTACGTGTGGGACGTCCGCCGGCCATTCATCCCCTTCGCCACGTTCGAGGAGCACAAAGACGTGACCACGGGAATCGTGTGGCGGCACCAGCATGACCCTGACTTCCTTCTGTCAGGGTCCAAGGACAGCACACTGTACCAGCACATGTTTAAAGATGCCAGCAGGCCCGTCGACCATGCCAACCCTGAAGGACTCTGTTTCGGGTTGTTCGGCGACCTGGCATTTGCTGCTAAAGAGAGTCTGATGACCG GGGATGTGGGGCGTAAAACCTACCCAGGCGGCGATCGGCGGTACCCCATCTTCTTCTTCAAGAAGCCCGATGTGACGGCGCAGTTTGCGCAGGTGTCCAGCGCGCTCAGTGTGTTTGAGAGTGAAGCGGGCAGCAGCATCGGCATGGACTGGTTCATTAACACCGCGCAGAGTTACCTGCTTAGTGGGAAACCCTTTGCCGAGCTCTGTGAGCACAACGCTCAAGTCGCCAAGAAACTCAACAGACTGCAG GAATCGACCACATGGACGATGCTGCGAATTATGTTTTCCGAGCCGGCTAATCCGTCCTTGTCAACCAATCACAATCTGAATAAGTCAGGAAACCTTCCGCTCGTCAACAG CTTCAGTATGAAGGAGATGAGCGCTGCTCTCAAtgagagaaacaaagaaaacagaCAAGACAACATACACAGCTTGGAGACCAACCTCAACAACAATGACG AGAACGAGGAGACGGAGGGCAGCGAGGGTCAGGCAGAGTATCTGTTTGGAGACGCTGAActtgatgatgatgatctcTACAGCATGGAACACGACAACCAGGCAG AGGAGCCCGAGTACCTGCTCCCTCAGGAGGCGTTCCCGTTACGCCACGAGATCATGGACCATCCCTCGGCCCCGGAGCCGGTGCAGGAGAAGCCAGAGTCGCCCCACGTGAGCGGCAGCGAGGCCGAGAGCACGTGCCTGACTCCCATGGAGTCCATCAGTCTCATTTCTGTCTCGCAGCTGCTTTTCTCGCCCCACCTGCCGCCCAAGTTCTTCTGCCCCATTGTGAAGGAGATGCTCTGTTACTACGCCGAGCAGGGCGACGTGCAGATGGCCGTGTCCGTGCTGATCGTGCTGGGCGATCGCATCCGTAAGGAGATCGACGAACTCACGCAG gaacACTGGTATATGTCCTACATCGACCTGCTGCAGCGGTTCGAGCTATGGAACGTCAGCAACGAGGTGATCAAACTGAGCACGTGCGGTGCCATCATGTGTCTAAATCAAGCGTCCACCACTTTACACATCAACTGCAGCAACTGTAAGCGACCAATGAGCAACAAGGGCTGGATCTGTGACAG GTGCCACcagtgtgcgagtgtgtgtgcggTTTGCCATCACGTGGTCAAAGGCTTGTTTGTGTGGTGTCAAGGCTGCAGTCACGGAGGACACCTGGAACATGTGATGGAGTGGCTGAAACAGTCGAAACACTGTCCGGCCGGCTGCGGACACCTGTGTGAATACACCTGA
- the wdr24 gene encoding GATOR complex protein WDR24 isoform X3 has protein sequence MEKMTKVSTISGRTMFCHLDAPANAISVCRDATQVVVAGRNIFKIYGLEEDGFVERLNLRVGRKPSLNFSCADVMWHQMEENLLATAATNGAVVTWNLARPCRNKQEQLFTEHKRTVNKVCFHPTEVNMLLSGSQDGFMKCFDLRKKESVSTFSGQSESVRDVQFSMKDYFTFAASFENGNVQLWDIRRPDRYERMFTAHTGPVFCCDWHPEDRGWLATGGRDKMVKVWDMSTNRVKEIYCVQTIASVARVKWRPERRYHLATCSMMVDHNIYVWDVRRPFIPFATFEEHKDVTTGIVWRHQHDPDFLLSGSKDSTLYQHMFKDASRPVDHANPEGLCFGLFGDLAFAAKESLMTGDVGRKTYPGGDRRYPIFFFKKPDVTAQFAQVSSALSVFESEAGSSIGMDWFINTAQSYLLSGKPFAELCEHNAQVAKKLNRLQESTTWTMLRIMFSEPANPSLSTNHNLNKSGNLPLVNSFSMKEMSAALNERNKENRQDNIHSLETNLNNNDENEETEGSEGQAEYLFGDAELDDDDLYSMEHDNQAAEEPEYLLPQEAFPLRHEIMDHPSAPEPVQEKPESPHVSGSEAESTCLTPMESISLISVSQLLFSPHLPPKFFCPIVKEMLCYYAEQGDVQMAVSVLIVLGDRIRKEIDELTQEHWYMSYIDLLQRFELWNVSNEVIKLSTCGAIMCLNQASTTLHINCSNCKRPMSNKGWICDRCHQCASVCAVCHHVVKGLFVWCQGCSHGGHLEHVMEWLKQSKHCPAGCGHLCEYT, from the exons ATGGAGAAGATGACCAAGGTCAGCACCATCAGTGGCCGTACCATGTTTTGCCACCTGGATGCTCCTGCCAACGCCATCAGCGTGTGTCGGGATGCTACGCAG GTGGTGGTTGCTGGGCGAAATATTTTCAAGATATACGGTCTGGAGGAAGATGGTTTCGTGGAGCGTCTGAACCTGCGCGTGGGCCGCAAACCCTCGCTGAACTTCAGCTGTGCGGACGTCATGTGGCATCAGATGGAGGAGAACCTGCTGGCCACCGCCGCCACTAATGGAGCCGTGGTGACGTGGAACCTGGCGCGGCCGTGCCGTAACAAACAGGAGCAGTTGTTCACAGAGCACAAGCGCACGGTCAACAAGGTCTGTTTTCACCCTACTGAGGTGAACATGCTGCTGTCCGGCTCTCAGGACGGATTCATGAAGTGTTTTGACCTGCGAAAGAAGGAAAGCGTCAGCACGTTTTCTG GTCAGTCTGAGAGCGTGAGAGATGTGCAGTTCAGTATGAAGGATTATTTCACATTCGCGGCCTCGTTCGAGAATGGAAACGTGCAGCTGTGGGACATCCGCAGACCCGACCGTTACGAGAGGATGTTCACCGCGCACACTGGCCCCGTCTTCTGCTGTGACTGGCACCCTGAGGACAG GGGTTGGCTCGCCACAGGCGGACGTGACAAGATGGTGAAAGTCTGGGACATGTCAACCAATCGCGTGAAGGAGATCTACTGCGTTCAGACCATTGCGTCGGTGGCCAGAGTGAAGTGGCGTCCGGAGCGGCGCTATCACCTGGCCACCTGCTCCATGATGGTGGACCACAACATCTACGTGTGGGACGTCCGCCGGCCATTCATCCCCTTCGCCACGTTCGAGGAGCACAAAGACGTGACCACGGGAATCGTGTGGCGGCACCAGCATGACCCTGACTTCCTTCTGTCAGGGTCCAAGGACAGCACACTGTACCAGCACATGTTTAAAGATGCCAGCAGGCCCGTCGACCATGCCAACCCTGAAGGACTCTGTTTCGGGTTGTTCGGCGACCTGGCATTTGCTGCTAAAGAGAGTCTGATGACCG GGGATGTGGGGCGTAAAACCTACCCAGGCGGCGATCGGCGGTACCCCATCTTCTTCTTCAAGAAGCCCGATGTGACGGCGCAGTTTGCGCAGGTGTCCAGCGCGCTCAGTGTGTTTGAGAGTGAAGCGGGCAGCAGCATCGGCATGGACTGGTTCATTAACACCGCGCAGAGTTACCTGCTTAGTGGGAAACCCTTTGCCGAGCTCTGTGAGCACAACGCTCAAGTCGCCAAGAAACTCAACAGACTGCAG GAATCGACCACATGGACGATGCTGCGAATTATGTTTTCCGAGCCGGCTAATCCGTCCTTGTCAACCAATCACAATCTGAATAAGTCAGGAAACCTTCCGCTCGTCAACAG CTTCAGTATGAAGGAGATGAGCGCTGCTCTCAAtgagagaaacaaagaaaacagaCAAGACAACATACACAGCTTGGAGACCAACCTCAACAACAATGACG AGAACGAGGAGACGGAGGGCAGCGAGGGTCAGGCAGAGTATCTGTTTGGAGACGCTGAActtgatgatgatgatctcTACAGCATGGAACACGACAACCAGGCAG CAGAGGAGCCCGAGTACCTGCTCCCTCAGGAGGCGTTCCCGTTACGCCACGAGATCATGGACCATCCCTCGGCCCCGGAGCCGGTGCAGGAGAAGCCAGAGTCGCCCCACGTGAGCGGCAGCGAGGCCGAGAGCACGTGCCTGACTCCCATGGAGTCCATCAGTCTCATTTCTGTCTCGCAGCTGCTTTTCTCGCCCCACCTGCCGCCCAAGTTCTTCTGCCCCATTGTGAAGGAGATGCTCTGTTACTACGCCGAGCAGGGCGACGTGCAGATGGCCGTGTCCGTGCTGATCGTGCTGGGCGATCGCATCCGTAAGGAGATCGACGAACTCACGCAG gaacACTGGTATATGTCCTACATCGACCTGCTGCAGCGGTTCGAGCTATGGAACGTCAGCAACGAGGTGATCAAACTGAGCACGTGCGGTGCCATCATGTGTCTAAATCAAGCGTCCACCACTTTACACATCAACTGCAGCAACTGTAAGCGACCAATGAGCAACAAGGGCTGGATCTGTGACAG GTGCCACcagtgtgcgagtgtgtgtgcggTTTGCCATCACGTGGTCAAAGGCTTGTTTGTGTGGTGTCAAGGCTGCAGTCACGGAGGACACCTGGAACATGTGATGGAGTGGCTGAAACAGTCGAAACACTGTCCGGCCGGCTGCGGACACCTGTGTGAATACACCTGA
- the wdr24 gene encoding GATOR complex protein WDR24 isoform X2: MEKMTKVSTISGRTMFCHLDAPANAISVCRDATQVVVAGRNIFKIYGLEEDGFVERLNLRVGRKPSLNFSCADVMWHQMEENLLATAATNGAVVTWNLARPCRNKQEQLFTEHKRTVNKVCFHPTEVNMLLSGSQDGFMKCFDLRKKESVSTFSGQSESVRDVQFSMKDYFTFAASFENGNVQLWDIRRPDRYERMFTAHTGPVFCCDWHPEDRGWLATGGRDKMVKVWDMSTNRVKEIYCVQTIASVARVKWRPERRYHLATCSMMVDHNIYVWDVRRPFIPFATFEEHKDVTTGIVWRHQHDPDFLLSGSKDSTLYQHMFKDASRPVDHANPEGLCFGLFGDLAFAAKESLMTAPPSVGDVGRKTYPGGDRRYPIFFFKKPDVTAQFAQVSSALSVFESEAGSSIGMDWFINTAQSYLLSGKPFAELCEHNAQVAKKLNRLQESTTWTMLRIMFSEPANPSLSTNHNLNKSGNLPLVNSFSMKEMSAALNERNKENRQDNIHSLETNLNNNDENEETEGSEGQAEYLFGDAELDDDDLYSMEHDNQAEEPEYLLPQEAFPLRHEIMDHPSAPEPVQEKPESPHVSGSEAESTCLTPMESISLISVSQLLFSPHLPPKFFCPIVKEMLCYYAEQGDVQMAVSVLIVLGDRIRKEIDELTQEHWYMSYIDLLQRFELWNVSNEVIKLSTCGAIMCLNQASTTLHINCSNCKRPMSNKGWICDRCHQCASVCAVCHHVVKGLFVWCQGCSHGGHLEHVMEWLKQSKHCPAGCGHLCEYT, encoded by the exons ATGGAGAAGATGACCAAGGTCAGCACCATCAGTGGCCGTACCATGTTTTGCCACCTGGATGCTCCTGCCAACGCCATCAGCGTGTGTCGGGATGCTACGCAG GTGGTGGTTGCTGGGCGAAATATTTTCAAGATATACGGTCTGGAGGAAGATGGTTTCGTGGAGCGTCTGAACCTGCGCGTGGGCCGCAAACCCTCGCTGAACTTCAGCTGTGCGGACGTCATGTGGCATCAGATGGAGGAGAACCTGCTGGCCACCGCCGCCACTAATGGAGCCGTGGTGACGTGGAACCTGGCGCGGCCGTGCCGTAACAAACAGGAGCAGTTGTTCACAGAGCACAAGCGCACGGTCAACAAGGTCTGTTTTCACCCTACTGAGGTGAACATGCTGCTGTCCGGCTCTCAGGACGGATTCATGAAGTGTTTTGACCTGCGAAAGAAGGAAAGCGTCAGCACGTTTTCTG GTCAGTCTGAGAGCGTGAGAGATGTGCAGTTCAGTATGAAGGATTATTTCACATTCGCGGCCTCGTTCGAGAATGGAAACGTGCAGCTGTGGGACATCCGCAGACCCGACCGTTACGAGAGGATGTTCACCGCGCACACTGGCCCCGTCTTCTGCTGTGACTGGCACCCTGAGGACAG GGGTTGGCTCGCCACAGGCGGACGTGACAAGATGGTGAAAGTCTGGGACATGTCAACCAATCGCGTGAAGGAGATCTACTGCGTTCAGACCATTGCGTCGGTGGCCAGAGTGAAGTGGCGTCCGGAGCGGCGCTATCACCTGGCCACCTGCTCCATGATGGTGGACCACAACATCTACGTGTGGGACGTCCGCCGGCCATTCATCCCCTTCGCCACGTTCGAGGAGCACAAAGACGTGACCACGGGAATCGTGTGGCGGCACCAGCATGACCCTGACTTCCTTCTGTCAGGGTCCAAGGACAGCACACTGTACCAGCACATGTTTAAAGATGCCAGCAGGCCCGTCGACCATGCCAACCCTGAAGGACTCTGTTTCGGGTTGTTCGGCGACCTGGCATTTGCTGCTAAAGAGAGTCTGATGACCG CTCCCCCTTCTGTAGGGGATGTGGGGCGTAAAACCTACCCAGGCGGCGATCGGCGGTACCCCATCTTCTTCTTCAAGAAGCCCGATGTGACGGCGCAGTTTGCGCAGGTGTCCAGCGCGCTCAGTGTGTTTGAGAGTGAAGCGGGCAGCAGCATCGGCATGGACTGGTTCATTAACACCGCGCAGAGTTACCTGCTTAGTGGGAAACCCTTTGCCGAGCTCTGTGAGCACAACGCTCAAGTCGCCAAGAAACTCAACAGACTGCAG GAATCGACCACATGGACGATGCTGCGAATTATGTTTTCCGAGCCGGCTAATCCGTCCTTGTCAACCAATCACAATCTGAATAAGTCAGGAAACCTTCCGCTCGTCAACAG CTTCAGTATGAAGGAGATGAGCGCTGCTCTCAAtgagagaaacaaagaaaacagaCAAGACAACATACACAGCTTGGAGACCAACCTCAACAACAATGACG AGAACGAGGAGACGGAGGGCAGCGAGGGTCAGGCAGAGTATCTGTTTGGAGACGCTGAActtgatgatgatgatctcTACAGCATGGAACACGACAACCAGGCAG AGGAGCCCGAGTACCTGCTCCCTCAGGAGGCGTTCCCGTTACGCCACGAGATCATGGACCATCCCTCGGCCCCGGAGCCGGTGCAGGAGAAGCCAGAGTCGCCCCACGTGAGCGGCAGCGAGGCCGAGAGCACGTGCCTGACTCCCATGGAGTCCATCAGTCTCATTTCTGTCTCGCAGCTGCTTTTCTCGCCCCACCTGCCGCCCAAGTTCTTCTGCCCCATTGTGAAGGAGATGCTCTGTTACTACGCCGAGCAGGGCGACGTGCAGATGGCCGTGTCCGTGCTGATCGTGCTGGGCGATCGCATCCGTAAGGAGATCGACGAACTCACGCAG gaacACTGGTATATGTCCTACATCGACCTGCTGCAGCGGTTCGAGCTATGGAACGTCAGCAACGAGGTGATCAAACTGAGCACGTGCGGTGCCATCATGTGTCTAAATCAAGCGTCCACCACTTTACACATCAACTGCAGCAACTGTAAGCGACCAATGAGCAACAAGGGCTGGATCTGTGACAG GTGCCACcagtgtgcgagtgtgtgtgcggTTTGCCATCACGTGGTCAAAGGCTTGTTTGTGTGGTGTCAAGGCTGCAGTCACGGAGGACACCTGGAACATGTGATGGAGTGGCTGAAACAGTCGAAACACTGTCCGGCCGGCTGCGGACACCTGTGTGAATACACCTGA
- the wdr24 gene encoding GATOR complex protein WDR24 isoform X1, which produces MEKMTKVSTISGRTMFCHLDAPANAISVCRDATQVVVAGRNIFKIYGLEEDGFVERLNLRVGRKPSLNFSCADVMWHQMEENLLATAATNGAVVTWNLARPCRNKQEQLFTEHKRTVNKVCFHPTEVNMLLSGSQDGFMKCFDLRKKESVSTFSGQSESVRDVQFSMKDYFTFAASFENGNVQLWDIRRPDRYERMFTAHTGPVFCCDWHPEDRGWLATGGRDKMVKVWDMSTNRVKEIYCVQTIASVARVKWRPERRYHLATCSMMVDHNIYVWDVRRPFIPFATFEEHKDVTTGIVWRHQHDPDFLLSGSKDSTLYQHMFKDASRPVDHANPEGLCFGLFGDLAFAAKESLMTAPPSVGDVGRKTYPGGDRRYPIFFFKKPDVTAQFAQVSSALSVFESEAGSSIGMDWFINTAQSYLLSGKPFAELCEHNAQVAKKLNRLQESTTWTMLRIMFSEPANPSLSTNHNLNKSGNLPLVNSFSMKEMSAALNERNKENRQDNIHSLETNLNNNDENEETEGSEGQAEYLFGDAELDDDDLYSMEHDNQAAEEPEYLLPQEAFPLRHEIMDHPSAPEPVQEKPESPHVSGSEAESTCLTPMESISLISVSQLLFSPHLPPKFFCPIVKEMLCYYAEQGDVQMAVSVLIVLGDRIRKEIDELTQEHWYMSYIDLLQRFELWNVSNEVIKLSTCGAIMCLNQASTTLHINCSNCKRPMSNKGWICDRCHQCASVCAVCHHVVKGLFVWCQGCSHGGHLEHVMEWLKQSKHCPAGCGHLCEYT; this is translated from the exons ATGGAGAAGATGACCAAGGTCAGCACCATCAGTGGCCGTACCATGTTTTGCCACCTGGATGCTCCTGCCAACGCCATCAGCGTGTGTCGGGATGCTACGCAG GTGGTGGTTGCTGGGCGAAATATTTTCAAGATATACGGTCTGGAGGAAGATGGTTTCGTGGAGCGTCTGAACCTGCGCGTGGGCCGCAAACCCTCGCTGAACTTCAGCTGTGCGGACGTCATGTGGCATCAGATGGAGGAGAACCTGCTGGCCACCGCCGCCACTAATGGAGCCGTGGTGACGTGGAACCTGGCGCGGCCGTGCCGTAACAAACAGGAGCAGTTGTTCACAGAGCACAAGCGCACGGTCAACAAGGTCTGTTTTCACCCTACTGAGGTGAACATGCTGCTGTCCGGCTCTCAGGACGGATTCATGAAGTGTTTTGACCTGCGAAAGAAGGAAAGCGTCAGCACGTTTTCTG GTCAGTCTGAGAGCGTGAGAGATGTGCAGTTCAGTATGAAGGATTATTTCACATTCGCGGCCTCGTTCGAGAATGGAAACGTGCAGCTGTGGGACATCCGCAGACCCGACCGTTACGAGAGGATGTTCACCGCGCACACTGGCCCCGTCTTCTGCTGTGACTGGCACCCTGAGGACAG GGGTTGGCTCGCCACAGGCGGACGTGACAAGATGGTGAAAGTCTGGGACATGTCAACCAATCGCGTGAAGGAGATCTACTGCGTTCAGACCATTGCGTCGGTGGCCAGAGTGAAGTGGCGTCCGGAGCGGCGCTATCACCTGGCCACCTGCTCCATGATGGTGGACCACAACATCTACGTGTGGGACGTCCGCCGGCCATTCATCCCCTTCGCCACGTTCGAGGAGCACAAAGACGTGACCACGGGAATCGTGTGGCGGCACCAGCATGACCCTGACTTCCTTCTGTCAGGGTCCAAGGACAGCACACTGTACCAGCACATGTTTAAAGATGCCAGCAGGCCCGTCGACCATGCCAACCCTGAAGGACTCTGTTTCGGGTTGTTCGGCGACCTGGCATTTGCTGCTAAAGAGAGTCTGATGACCG CTCCCCCTTCTGTAGGGGATGTGGGGCGTAAAACCTACCCAGGCGGCGATCGGCGGTACCCCATCTTCTTCTTCAAGAAGCCCGATGTGACGGCGCAGTTTGCGCAGGTGTCCAGCGCGCTCAGTGTGTTTGAGAGTGAAGCGGGCAGCAGCATCGGCATGGACTGGTTCATTAACACCGCGCAGAGTTACCTGCTTAGTGGGAAACCCTTTGCCGAGCTCTGTGAGCACAACGCTCAAGTCGCCAAGAAACTCAACAGACTGCAG GAATCGACCACATGGACGATGCTGCGAATTATGTTTTCCGAGCCGGCTAATCCGTCCTTGTCAACCAATCACAATCTGAATAAGTCAGGAAACCTTCCGCTCGTCAACAG CTTCAGTATGAAGGAGATGAGCGCTGCTCTCAAtgagagaaacaaagaaaacagaCAAGACAACATACACAGCTTGGAGACCAACCTCAACAACAATGACG AGAACGAGGAGACGGAGGGCAGCGAGGGTCAGGCAGAGTATCTGTTTGGAGACGCTGAActtgatgatgatgatctcTACAGCATGGAACACGACAACCAGGCAG CAGAGGAGCCCGAGTACCTGCTCCCTCAGGAGGCGTTCCCGTTACGCCACGAGATCATGGACCATCCCTCGGCCCCGGAGCCGGTGCAGGAGAAGCCAGAGTCGCCCCACGTGAGCGGCAGCGAGGCCGAGAGCACGTGCCTGACTCCCATGGAGTCCATCAGTCTCATTTCTGTCTCGCAGCTGCTTTTCTCGCCCCACCTGCCGCCCAAGTTCTTCTGCCCCATTGTGAAGGAGATGCTCTGTTACTACGCCGAGCAGGGCGACGTGCAGATGGCCGTGTCCGTGCTGATCGTGCTGGGCGATCGCATCCGTAAGGAGATCGACGAACTCACGCAG gaacACTGGTATATGTCCTACATCGACCTGCTGCAGCGGTTCGAGCTATGGAACGTCAGCAACGAGGTGATCAAACTGAGCACGTGCGGTGCCATCATGTGTCTAAATCAAGCGTCCACCACTTTACACATCAACTGCAGCAACTGTAAGCGACCAATGAGCAACAAGGGCTGGATCTGTGACAG GTGCCACcagtgtgcgagtgtgtgtgcggTTTGCCATCACGTGGTCAAAGGCTTGTTTGTGTGGTGTCAAGGCTGCAGTCACGGAGGACACCTGGAACATGTGATGGAGTGGCTGAAACAGTCGAAACACTGTCCGGCCGGCTGCGGACACCTGTGTGAATACACCTGA
- the zgc:112496 gene encoding uncharacterized protein zgc:112496 has translation MSVDGSLFDCEDPAVWRGIHGKYWTVIEAKSAVKGKTSGKLLQLDKWFQEELPTAISARSQRSLTHAELVKIMEWKLTKGKFRPRLQQLIGSNSEDAVQSSTSKAFGLLPDVQAAITELCKLKGVGPATASAVLAAGAPGEVAFMADEAVESIAELRPVEYTAKHYALFLQKMLHKSSQLNKVDSQQDWTPHRVEQCLWAWAVANQIQPSLIQEFNLMDATNTVTNQKPEKRKTADEKPSKRLKTTRS, from the exons ATGTCCGTGGACGGGAGTCTGTTTGACTGTGAAGATCCAGCTGTATGGAGAGGGATTCATGGAAAATACTGGACTGTGATAGAAGCAAAATCAGCTGTAAAGGGCAAGACTTCTGGAAAGCTCTTGCAACTGGACAAATG GTTTCAGGAGGAGCTGCCCACAGCGATCTCAGCTCGATCCCAGCGTTCCCTCACACATGCTGAGCTCGTCAAGATCATGGAGTGGAAACTGACT AAAGGGAAGTTCAGGCCACGTCTGCAGCAGCTCATTGGCTCGAACAGCGAGGATGCGGTTCAGAGCTCGACTAGCAAAGCATTCGGTTTGTTGCCCGATGTCCAGGCAGCAATTACAGAGCTGTGCAAACTCAAAGGTGTCGGTCCAGCAACTGCATCAG CCGTGTTGGCGGCCGGAGCTCCAGGTGAAGTGGCCTTCATGGCTGATGAAGCTGTGGAGAGCATCGCCGAGCTCAGACCGGTCGAGTACACGGCCAAACATTATGCACTTTTCCTCCAGAAAATGCTGCATAAATCATCCCAGCTTAATAAAG TGGACAGCCAGCAGGACTGGACTCCTCACAGGGTGGAGCAGTGTTTATGGGCATGGGCGGTGGCCAATCAGATTCAGCCCTCATTAATACAGGAGTTCAATCTGATGGATGCAACAAACACAGTGACCAATCAGAAGCCAGAGAAGAGGAAGACAGCTGATGAAAAGCCCTCGAAGAGACTGAAGACTACACGAtcttaa